Proteins from a single region of Mytilus trossulus isolate FHL-02 chromosome 2, PNRI_Mtr1.1.1.hap1, whole genome shotgun sequence:
- the LOC134706613 gene encoding cyclin-dependent kinase 5 activator 1-like, translating to MGTVLSFSPRPRKPLYEEVNLNNYQYELLNNTKNSSNPRDKSYRKHSIFLGGLSWKKFSVSNGKKKDKNFQRFSNATIVPGKIDNNFNIENVDINKNIPKSISSYNIKSEKLDEKKNVERKSVKKIDKATSPKRTVIQASTSELLKCLGEFLRKKCKRLRNFESHSAIVWLRTVDRSLLLQGWQDVAFINPANVVFLYMLVKDSMYNDIDSEHELQALVLTCLYLSYSYMGNEISYPLKPFLVEENRDKFWDRTLVIINRQSANMLRLNSDPSFFTEVFTELKAYSPCI from the coding sequence ATGGGGACAGTTTTATCATTTTCGCCACGACCAAGGAAGCCATTGTACGAGGaggtaaatttaaataactaCCAATACGAACTTTTAAACAACACTAAAAATTCATCAAATCCGAGGGACAAGAGTTACAGGAAACATTCTATATTTCTTGGAGGATTAAGTTGGAAGAAATTCTCGGTTAGTAATGGAAAGAAGAAAGACAAAAACTTTCAGCGATTTTCAAACGCCACCATTGTACCAGGaaaaattgacaacaattttaacatcGAGAATgtagatataaacaaaaatataccaaagtcAATTTCCAGTTATAACATTAAGTCAGAAAAGCtagatgaaaagaaaaatgtggAGAGGAAATCAGTCAAAAAGATCGACAAAGCCACCAGCCCTAAACGGACAGTAATCCAAGCCAGTACTTCCGAATTGCTGAAATGTTTAGGAGAATTTCTGAGAAAGAAGTGTAAGCGTCTACGAAATTTCGAAAGTCACAGTGCTATTGTATGGCTGCGGACAGTAGACAGATCTTTATTACTACAAGGATGGCAGGATGTAGCGTTTATTAATCCAGCGAACGTAGTGTTTCTGTACATGCTGGTAAAAGACTCAATGTATAACGACATAGATTCAGAACATGAACTGCAGGCTCTTGTTTTAACTTGCCTATATCTTTCATATTCTTATATGGGAAACGAAATAAGCTATCCACTTAAGCCATTCCTCGTTGAAGAAAACAGAGACAAATTTTGGGATCGCACTTTAGTTATCATTAACCGACAAAGTGCCAACATGTTGCGTTTGAACAGTGATCCTAGTTTCTTTACGGAGGTATTCACAGAACTGAAAGCCTACTCGCCTTGTATATGA